One window of the Chitinophaga niabensis genome contains the following:
- a CDS encoding RagB/SusD family nutrient uptake outer membrane protein has translation MKKISLLYACLFLLPFTACKKYLNEESYGATTQVFKTEEGALTLLNSLYDRLRLMGYGSGNLGYMTESGTDIWLRGGGNGNVQLTEYRTLDAQYGLNGNMWNHYYKGVWNANYFLEQAKNITWSSESKKNQKMGEALTLKAYFLFFIVNTWGGVHLPKTTDYNEGLIAARSTEEEFYTEIFKCLNEALTTVPLTSTETGRITKPVVEAFLARVHLYHKDWDKVIEYSTNVITKYNYALIPKWKDLWNAALDRSKEFVWQVNWGKDKSFNQAGANFWFQAFSPFIDQFPGIQTELIWTGYGGVQMVASKFYLGLFNRDADARWKDGFQTVWYYNKPTNKLPLQVTPYVDTALFFVPYVFTAADRARAVNRYTAKDVNDLYSVNGIPKDPKVFIGFKKFDDHTRPGALSTENSAEDYSVIRLADIYLMRAEAYIMKAQQGLAANDVNVIRDRATVPGHEAEMDVDASQMTVDFILDERARELGGEMMRWFDLKRTGTLITRVRAYNPEASAYIQPFHVLRPVPQSQFDGMPDPSTLGQNTGYGF, from the coding sequence ATGAAAAAGATCTCACTATTATATGCATGTTTGTTTTTGTTGCCATTTACAGCCTGCAAAAAATACCTGAACGAAGAATCCTATGGCGCTACCACACAGGTGTTCAAAACAGAAGAAGGTGCGCTCACCTTACTGAACTCTTTATATGACCGTTTGCGGTTGATGGGCTATGGCAGTGGTAACCTGGGTTACATGACGGAAAGCGGAACGGACATCTGGCTGCGCGGCGGCGGTAACGGGAATGTGCAGTTAACGGAGTACCGTACGCTGGATGCACAATACGGACTGAACGGTAATATGTGGAACCACTATTACAAAGGCGTATGGAATGCGAATTATTTCCTGGAGCAGGCCAAAAATATCACCTGGAGTTCAGAGAGTAAAAAGAACCAGAAGATGGGAGAGGCCTTAACCTTAAAAGCCTATTTCCTTTTCTTTATCGTGAATACCTGGGGGGGTGTACACCTGCCTAAAACCACTGATTATAATGAAGGGCTGATCGCCGCACGTAGCACAGAAGAAGAATTCTATACAGAGATCTTCAAATGCCTGAATGAAGCGCTGACCACAGTACCACTTACATCCACAGAAACAGGCCGTATTACCAAACCGGTGGTGGAAGCCTTCCTGGCAAGGGTGCATTTATATCATAAGGATTGGGATAAGGTGATCGAATACAGCACCAATGTGATCACTAAATATAATTATGCGCTCATCCCCAAATGGAAAGATCTCTGGAATGCAGCGCTTGACCGCAGCAAAGAATTCGTTTGGCAGGTGAATTGGGGTAAGGATAAAAGCTTTAACCAGGCAGGCGCTAACTTCTGGTTCCAGGCATTTTCTCCTTTCATTGACCAGTTCCCCGGTATTCAAACAGAACTGATCTGGACAGGTTACGGCGGTGTGCAGATGGTAGCTTCCAAATTCTACCTGGGCCTCTTTAACCGCGATGCGGATGCCCGCTGGAAAGATGGTTTCCAGACAGTATGGTATTACAACAAACCAACTAATAAACTACCCTTGCAGGTAACGCCTTATGTGGATACAGCCTTGTTCTTTGTGCCTTATGTATTCACCGCGGCAGACAGGGCCAGGGCAGTGAACCGTTATACCGCCAAAGATGTGAATGACCTCTATAGTGTGAATGGTATTCCTAAAGACCCTAAAGTATTTATAGGATTTAAAAAATTTGATGATCATACAAGGCCGGGTGCATTGTCCACTGAGAACAGCGCAGAAGATTATTCCGTGATCCGCCTCGCAGATATTTACCTGATGCGGGCAGAGGCTTATATCATGAAAGCACAGCAGGGCCTTGCGGCAAACGATGTGAATGTGATCCGTGACCGTGCTACCGTTCCGGGCCATGAGGCAGAAATGGATGTAGATGCCTCACAAATGACGGTGGATTTTATCCTGGATGAAAGAGCCCGTGAACTGGGTGGTGAAATGATGCGCTGGTTCGATCTGAAACGCACCGGTACATTGATCACAAGAGTGAGGGCTTATAACCCTGAAGCAAGCGCTTACATCCAGCCATTCCATGTGCTGCGTCCTGTGCCGCAGTCGCAATTCGATGGTATGCCTGATCCTTCCACGCTGGGCCAGAACACCGGGTATGGTTTCTAA
- a CDS encoding SusC/RagA family TonB-linked outer membrane protein yields MKSASLRPMLCMLCLLLALQGYAQDVVKGVVTDAVNQTQIPGVAIRVKNRNTGTVSDPNGGFTLSLNAATDTIVASSIGYLTQEFAVGGRKVINISLQADPQKLGELVVIGYTTVRRKDLTGAVASMGPEQLTRMQSNNVVSSLVGLAGVRATGSDAGSIRIRGNRSVAASNTPLLIVDGMPYYGSLNTIDQNDIASLDVLKDASSAALYGSRGANGIIVITTKKGIKGKSRISVDSYTGVGKYYWGNLRNMNAAEYIQFKRDANRAAGIWNSTADDSKIFSTVELDKLGQVDNNFAKDYYDKLGFQTNNTVTFTSGSDRGSQKISFNYLNNKARGKNMAKYDRFILSTDHDLQIRKNIRIGLSSRLSYEKQQNEPGSFGYRLFRFIPTVELYDENGELIAFPIGDSLLKNPFLDENRDAWDSQSSAYQAFIKAFFSVDILPGLNFRTNLSMDQVFTDGGSYIDNRSAVFAEALNQASISNGKSSRYAWNNILNYKKTFGDHAIDAFGVFELQESRSLSSNASGSDQALAQYKWYNIDALTQNKTLGSEFVRSQQLSYVGRVQYAYKDRYILTGTMRYDGASQLAPRNRWDFFPSIAAAWNISEEPFFNVKPVSNLKLRASYGLTGNNAISPYATYGAVLTRYTIFGGSGGDIPYPTLEPDQLAVETLKWEKTKMLNAGLDFGLFEDRITGSVDFYSSKTSDLLNRRKLPYTTGFNNVWANIGKSQNTGVEITLNAVAIDKKDLRWSLGLNFYHNKEELTELYDPRLTKDIQNGWWIGYPVNGVTFDYVSAGIWQTNEAHIAAVYGRKPGEIKIKDIDGDGTITGSDRQIIGTERPTLGSSLTTTLTYRNFDLMLDVYSEIGALTRDDWSTTRWANDMGRFNAAKIDYWTPENPSNKYPQPLAGRSSLDFISSIGYYKNDFVRLRNATLGYSFTKLLPFAERARVYVAAAEPLRYWRYTAEGGLADREVVYNIGFNLTF; encoded by the coding sequence ATGAAAAGTGCTTCACTCAGACCAATGCTCTGCATGTTATGTTTGCTGCTTGCCCTGCAGGGGTATGCGCAGGATGTAGTGAAGGGCGTGGTTACAGACGCCGTCAATCAAACACAGATCCCGGGTGTAGCCATCAGGGTCAAGAACAGGAACACGGGTACGGTTTCCGATCCCAACGGAGGATTCACCTTATCATTAAACGCAGCAACAGACACTATCGTAGCCAGCAGTATTGGTTATTTAACACAGGAGTTTGCCGTAGGCGGCAGAAAGGTGATCAACATCTCTCTGCAGGCAGATCCGCAAAAACTGGGAGAACTGGTAGTGATCGGTTATACCACGGTACGCAGGAAAGACCTCACCGGTGCCGTTGCTTCCATGGGCCCTGAACAACTCACCCGCATGCAAAGCAATAACGTAGTGTCCAGTCTTGTTGGCCTCGCTGGCGTAAGGGCCACCGGTTCCGATGCCGGCAGCATCCGCATCCGCGGTAACCGTTCTGTAGCAGCCAGCAACACTCCCTTACTGATCGTAGATGGTATGCCTTATTATGGTTCCCTCAATACCATTGATCAAAACGACATTGCCTCCCTGGACGTTCTGAAAGATGCTTCTTCTGCTGCCCTGTACGGATCAAGAGGTGCTAACGGCATCATTGTGATCACTACTAAAAAAGGGATCAAAGGAAAGAGCCGCATCTCTGTGGATTCCTATACCGGCGTAGGCAAATACTACTGGGGCAATCTCCGCAATATGAATGCGGCAGAATACATCCAGTTCAAACGGGATGCTAACAGGGCCGCAGGGATCTGGAATTCCACCGCAGACGATTCCAAAATATTCTCCACAGTGGAACTGGATAAACTGGGGCAGGTAGATAATAATTTCGCCAAAGACTATTACGATAAACTGGGCTTCCAGACGAACAATACAGTCACCTTTACTTCGGGTAGCGACAGGGGTTCACAGAAGATCTCTTTTAACTACCTGAACAATAAAGCGCGTGGAAAGAACATGGCCAAATACGACCGTTTCATTCTTTCCACTGATCATGATCTGCAGATCCGTAAGAACATCCGCATCGGTTTATCCAGCCGCCTTTCTTATGAAAAGCAGCAGAACGAACCCGGGAGCTTCGGATACCGCTTATTCCGCTTTATACCTACCGTTGAATTATATGATGAGAACGGAGAGCTGATTGCTTTCCCTATCGGCGATTCATTGCTGAAGAACCCATTCCTGGATGAAAACAGGGATGCATGGGATTCTCAGTCGAGCGCCTACCAGGCTTTTATCAAAGCTTTTTTTAGTGTCGACATTCTTCCCGGCTTGAACTTCAGGACCAATCTTTCCATGGACCAGGTGTTTACAGATGGTGGTTCCTATATAGATAACCGCTCTGCCGTTTTTGCGGAAGCATTGAACCAGGCCAGCATCAGCAATGGCAAAAGTTCCCGTTATGCCTGGAACAATATCCTGAACTATAAGAAAACATTTGGCGATCATGCGATCGATGCATTTGGTGTATTTGAACTGCAGGAGAGCAGAAGCCTCAGCAGCAATGCTTCCGGCAGCGATCAGGCACTGGCGCAATACAAATGGTATAACATTGATGCCTTAACACAGAATAAAACGCTGGGCAGTGAGTTTGTACGTTCACAACAATTGTCTTATGTAGGCCGTGTGCAATATGCTTATAAAGACCGTTACATTCTTACCGGTACCATGCGTTATGATGGTGCCTCTCAACTGGCACCGCGTAACCGCTGGGACTTTTTTCCTTCTATCGCTGCCGCATGGAACATCAGCGAAGAACCTTTCTTTAACGTAAAACCGGTATCCAATCTTAAACTGCGCGCCAGCTATGGTTTAACAGGGAATAATGCCATCAGTCCTTATGCTACCTATGGCGCCGTACTTACCCGTTATACTATTTTCGGAGGATCAGGCGGGGATATTCCTTATCCTACTCTGGAACCTGATCAATTGGCTGTGGAAACACTGAAATGGGAGAAGACCAAAATGCTCAATGCTGGCCTTGATTTCGGTTTGTTCGAAGACCGCATCACCGGTAGTGTGGATTTCTATAGCTCTAAAACATCTGACCTGCTGAACAGGCGCAAACTGCCTTATACTACAGGGTTCAATAATGTATGGGCCAACATTGGTAAGTCACAGAACACTGGTGTGGAGATCACACTGAATGCAGTGGCGATTGATAAGAAAGACCTGCGCTGGAGCCTGGGCCTTAACTTCTATCATAACAAAGAAGAACTCACAGAACTTTACGATCCCCGTTTAACAAAGGATATACAGAATGGCTGGTGGATTGGTTACCCGGTGAATGGTGTGACGTTTGATTATGTGTCCGCCGGTATCTGGCAAACCAATGAAGCACATATTGCAGCCGTCTATGGCCGCAAACCGGGAGAGATAAAAATAAAAGATATTGACGGCGATGGTACTATCACAGGGAGCGACAGGCAGATCATTGGTACAGAGCGTCCCACGCTGGGATCATCTCTTACCACTACGCTCACTTACCGCAACTTTGACCTGATGCTGGATGTGTATTCTGAAATTGGTGCTTTAACGCGGGACGATTGGAGCACTACCAGGTGGGCAAATGACATGGGACGTTTTAATGCCGCGAAGATAGATTACTGGACACCTGAAAATCCTTCCAACAAATATCCGCAACCTTTAGCGGGCAGAAGTTCCCTTGATTTTATTTCTTCCATCGGTTATTACAAGAATGATTTTGTGCGGCTGCGTAATGCAACATTAGGATACTCCTTCACTAAACTGCTTCCCTTTGCAGAACGTGCCCGGGTATATGTTGCTGCGGCAGAACCTTTACGTTACTGGCGTTATACGGCAGAAGGCGGATTGGCTGACAGAGAGGTAGTTTATAACATTGGTTTTAACCTCACTTTTTAA
- a CDS encoding Kelch repeat-containing protein, translated as MWKIIRCLSAILLVCHAGFSQSHGLGFSSHEVVPEKRTSLHLTPAEEICLHNGTEISFDLKFKPNMETYFGYIMRVITGNRQNIDVVYNQRLATFNFIIGETLAGNVTIDTLLLYGGWSRFSIRFDEPQQEASFYVNDKFICKGKVNLYKSPCCQIFFGTNNYEGYQTLDTPPMNIKDIRIQEDGKVKHYFPLSEVSGTEAGDSAGKRTALIRNPAWIKPRHQNWMTVKTATINGSPSVAFDKQQEVLYIVGKDSLYRFSLKDLRFTGVQLAKGREVLPAGNQSVFNKQLYNFYIDQQKVSTYDTASRTWDVNFAPGELTEWWQANKFYSTVDTAIYIIGGYGQLQYKNKVQRYHIPTRQWDSMAVKGDAFMPRYLAALGTNAATDTAYILGGYGSNTGDQAINPKYNYDLMAYSVRNSTFSQIYHLPEPASQFCFANSLIIDPGSRDYYTLIYPTDRFNSKLQLIRGSLETPSYQLMGDTIPYAYYDIRSYADLYYCPASKKLVTVTLYHERDDVTSLKIYTLDFPPNPVVPERAPAGKQGFGFWMYIVGGLLMLLLAYNFVRKKKVPVPAERATLLPDEEAPEAIPERSTIYLFGQFEVFDRSGNDITKQFTPLLKELFLLLLIYTYKDGKGISSEELYEALWSDKSAKDARNNYSVNIVKLKAILEKIGDCHIGRESGKWKFEILQDSMKIDYQHYVEWMAHKPALQKPAVNELLQIVHRGSILKTVHYEWLDDIKANISGQVTDLLLQYIAVTDLQAEAEFIVKVTNAILHFDNLNEEALGYKCRCLIISGRHKMAKDAYLKFTKEYKESYGQEFGRSFTEITLEA; from the coding sequence ATGTGGAAAATAATTCGTTGTTTAAGCGCTATCCTCCTCGTCTGCCATGCCGGTTTTAGCCAATCGCATGGTTTGGGGTTTTCCAGCCATGAAGTAGTACCGGAAAAAAGAACCTCCCTTCACCTTACGCCAGCCGAAGAGATCTGTTTACATAATGGCACCGAAATTTCGTTCGACCTGAAGTTCAAACCGAATATGGAAACCTATTTCGGTTACATCATGCGGGTGATCACGGGGAACCGTCAGAATATTGATGTAGTATATAATCAAAGGCTGGCCACTTTCAATTTCATCATAGGAGAAACATTAGCCGGCAACGTCACCATAGACACCCTTCTGTTATATGGCGGCTGGAGCAGGTTCAGCATACGTTTTGATGAACCGCAGCAGGAAGCCTCCTTTTATGTGAACGACAAATTCATCTGCAAAGGCAAGGTGAACCTTTATAAAAGCCCCTGCTGCCAGATCTTTTTCGGCACCAATAATTATGAAGGTTATCAAACGCTGGACACGCCACCGATGAATATTAAAGATATCCGCATCCAGGAAGATGGTAAGGTGAAACACTACTTCCCTTTATCTGAGGTGAGCGGCACAGAGGCAGGAGATAGTGCAGGGAAAAGAACGGCACTGATCAGGAACCCGGCCTGGATAAAACCAAGGCACCAGAACTGGATGACGGTTAAAACCGCTACCATCAACGGATCGCCTAGTGTGGCTTTCGACAAACAGCAGGAAGTACTGTACATCGTAGGTAAAGACTCCCTTTACCGTTTCAGTTTGAAGGATCTCCGTTTTACCGGTGTGCAACTGGCTAAAGGGCGGGAGGTATTACCTGCGGGCAATCAATCCGTTTTTAATAAACAGTTATATAACTTTTATATAGACCAGCAGAAGGTAAGCACTTACGATACGGCCAGCCGTACCTGGGATGTGAACTTTGCACCGGGAGAGCTCACAGAATGGTGGCAGGCAAACAAGTTCTATTCTACTGTGGATACAGCTATCTATATAATAGGCGGATATGGCCAGTTGCAATACAAAAATAAAGTACAGCGTTACCATATCCCTACCCGGCAATGGGATTCAATGGCTGTAAAGGGCGATGCTTTTATGCCCCGTTACCTTGCTGCTTTAGGTACCAATGCAGCCACAGACACTGCTTACATATTGGGTGGATATGGCAGCAACACAGGCGATCAGGCCATCAACCCAAAGTATAATTACGACCTGATGGCGTACAGCGTGCGGAACAGCACCTTTTCACAGATCTATCATTTACCGGAACCTGCCAGCCAGTTCTGTTTTGCCAACAGCCTGATCATTGATCCGGGCAGCCGCGATTATTATACCCTCATCTATCCTACAGACCGGTTCAATTCCAAATTGCAGCTCATCAGAGGATCATTGGAAACGCCTTCCTATCAGTTGATGGGAGATACCATTCCTTATGCTTATTATGATATCCGTTCTTATGCAGACCTGTATTACTGCCCTGCCAGCAAAAAGCTGGTAACGGTAACGCTCTATCATGAGAGAGATGATGTAACCAGCCTGAAGATCTATACGCTGGATTTCCCGCCTAACCCTGTAGTACCGGAACGGGCACCCGCAGGCAAACAAGGTTTTGGATTCTGGATGTATATAGTAGGTGGCCTGCTGATGCTGCTGCTGGCTTATAATTTTGTCCGCAAAAAGAAAGTACCTGTACCCGCAGAACGTGCAACATTGCTGCCGGATGAAGAAGCGCCGGAAGCAATACCTGAACGTTCTACTATTTATCTCTTCGGGCAGTTTGAAGTATTTGATAGGAGTGGCAACGATATCACGAAACAGTTCACGCCTTTATTAAAGGAATTGTTCCTGCTGTTATTGATCTATACTTATAAAGATGGAAAGGGCATCTCTTCAGAAGAATTGTATGAAGCCCTGTGGAGTGATAAGTCCGCAAAGGATGCACGGAACAACTATTCCGTAAACATTGTAAAATTAAAGGCCATCCTGGAAAAGATAGGCGACTGCCACATCGGGCGCGAGTCCGGTAAGTGGAAATTCGAGATCCTGCAGGATTCCATGAAAATAGATTACCAGCATTATGTAGAATGGATGGCGCATAAGCCGGCCCTGCAGAAACCTGCTGTGAATGAACTCCTGCAGATCGTACACCGCGGCTCTATCCTGAAAACAGTGCATTATGAATGGCTGGACGATATCAAGGCCAATATCTCCGGACAGGTCACAGACCTGCTGTTGCAATACATTGCCGTTACAGACCTGCAGGCGGAAGCGGAGTTCATTGTAAAGGTCACGAATGCCATCCTGCATTTTGATAATCTCAACGAGGAAGCCCTGGGATATAAATGTCGTTGCCTCATCATCTCCGGAAGGCATAAAATGGCCAAGGATGCCTACCTCAAATTCACCAAAGAATACAAAGAAAGTTATGGCCAGGAATTCGGCCGCAGTTTCACAGAAATTACTTTAGAGGCTTAA
- a CDS encoding GH92 family glycosyl hydrolase, whose amino-acid sequence MKKTVLLVLVSCHLFLAGLAQQPLDYVDPTIGNVGQLLEPTRPTIQLPNQVIRMAPQRKDYLDDQIASFPLTIVSHRLGQVFALRPVAQPGKMTYDHDLEVLKPWYYSTYLVDDDITVEFTPAKKAGIFKFTGTNTLLLDVYNNGQASYAFPSATEITGLETYHGDIKVYMYGVFNTAATHTVQGKKATITFPPSTKNIEFRYAISYVSEAQAKKNFEELKNRSFQQVVDDGKKAWNSVISQIKVEGGTEAQKRSFYTALYRCYERMVDISEDGSYYSGYDKQVHKESRPFYVDDWSWDTYLAHHPLRNILNPTQEADMLQSYVRMYEQSGWMPTFPVLFGDHACMNGFHSSVVFLDAYRKGIKNFDVAKAYEGMRRNATDATMLPWANGPKTALDDHYHAKGYFPSLKPGEKETIPQVHSFEKRQAVAVTLGNSYDDWALAQFAADLGKKEDAKLFAPRGQNYKTLWHPQKQLFMPKDIQGNWINIDPKFDGGMGGREFYDENNGYTYKWQVQQDIPGLISLMGGKKGFETQLDQLYREDLGRSKYTFQATFPDATGLIGQFSMGNEPSFHIPYLYNFTDAPWKTQKRTRFLLDVWFKDNIFGIPGDEDGGGMTAFVVFTAMGFYPITPGLPVYTIGSPVFSKVSIDLPGGKQFRITANGSSVVNKYIQSAKIDGKELNTPFFTHEQLVNGGHLELEMGPKPNKQWGTATYTPQSLSIK is encoded by the coding sequence ATGAAGAAAACTGTATTACTGGTGCTGGTATCCTGCCATTTATTCCTGGCAGGGCTTGCACAACAACCACTGGATTATGTAGATCCAACTATTGGCAATGTAGGTCAGTTACTGGAACCTACCCGCCCTACCATTCAACTGCCTAACCAGGTGATCCGGATGGCGCCTCAACGAAAAGACTATCTTGATGATCAGATTGCCAGCTTCCCGCTTACGATCGTTTCACATCGTTTAGGCCAGGTGTTTGCTTTAAGGCCGGTAGCCCAACCGGGTAAAATGACCTATGATCATGACCTGGAAGTACTGAAGCCCTGGTATTACAGCACTTACCTGGTAGATGATGATATTACGGTGGAGTTCACCCCGGCGAAGAAAGCGGGCATTTTTAAGTTTACAGGCACCAATACACTACTCCTGGATGTATATAACAATGGCCAGGCATCTTATGCCTTTCCTTCCGCCACGGAAATAACCGGGCTGGAAACTTACCACGGAGATATTAAGGTGTATATGTATGGTGTGTTCAATACAGCAGCAACACATACGGTACAGGGAAAGAAAGCCACCATCACCTTCCCTCCTTCCACAAAGAACATTGAGTTCAGGTATGCCATCAGTTATGTGAGTGAGGCGCAGGCTAAAAAGAACTTCGAAGAATTAAAGAACAGGTCTTTCCAGCAGGTGGTGGACGATGGAAAGAAAGCATGGAACAGCGTGATCTCCCAGATTAAAGTGGAAGGGGGTACCGAAGCCCAGAAACGTTCTTTTTATACCGCGCTCTACAGATGTTATGAAAGGATGGTAGACATTTCTGAAGATGGCAGTTACTACAGTGGCTATGATAAACAAGTCCATAAAGAGAGCCGCCCCTTCTATGTGGATGACTGGTCATGGGATACCTATCTCGCCCATCATCCATTGCGGAACATCCTGAACCCCACGCAGGAAGCGGATATGCTGCAATCTTATGTTCGCATGTACGAGCAAAGCGGCTGGATGCCCACCTTCCCGGTATTGTTTGGGGACCATGCCTGTATGAACGGGTTCCACTCTTCTGTAGTGTTCCTGGATGCTTACCGGAAAGGGATCAAGAACTTCGATGTGGCCAAAGCTTATGAAGGCATGCGCAGGAATGCAACGGATGCCACCATGCTGCCATGGGCCAACGGCCCCAAAACAGCATTGGATGATCATTACCACGCAAAAGGTTATTTCCCTTCTTTAAAACCCGGTGAAAAAGAGACCATTCCACAGGTGCATTCCTTTGAAAAGCGGCAGGCTGTAGCGGTTACATTAGGTAATAGTTATGACGACTGGGCACTTGCGCAATTCGCTGCAGACCTCGGCAAAAAAGAAGACGCAAAGTTGTTTGCACCAAGGGGACAGAATTACAAAACACTCTGGCATCCGCAAAAGCAATTGTTCATGCCGAAAGATATCCAGGGCAACTGGATCAATATCGACCCCAAGTTTGATGGTGGTATGGGTGGAAGGGAATTCTATGATGAGAATAACGGTTATACTTATAAGTGGCAGGTGCAGCAGGATATCCCCGGCCTGATCAGTTTAATGGGAGGAAAAAAAGGTTTTGAAACCCAGCTGGACCAGCTCTACCGGGAGGACCTCGGCCGTTCCAAGTATACTTTCCAGGCAACGTTCCCGGATGCTACCGGTTTAATTGGCCAGTTCTCCATGGGTAATGAACCGAGTTTCCATATTCCGTATCTCTATAACTTCACAGATGCTCCCTGGAAAACACAGAAACGTACCCGCTTCCTTTTAGATGTATGGTTTAAGGATAACATCTTTGGTATCCCCGGCGATGAAGATGGTGGAGGTATGACGGCATTTGTGGTGTTCACTGCCATGGGCTTCTACCCTATTACCCCCGGCCTGCCTGTGTATACTATCGGCAGCCCTGTATTCAGCAAAGTAAGTATTGATCTGCCCGGTGGCAAACAATTCCGCATCACGGCAAATGGTTCATCCGTTGTTAATAAATATATACAAAGCGCTAAGATAGATGGTAAGGAACTGAACACGCCTTTCTTCACCCATGAACAACTGGTGAATGGCGGTCATCTTGAACTGGAGATGGGACCCAAACCTAACAAGCAGTGGGGTACTGCCACGTACACCCCGCAATCGCTTTCCATCAAATAA